A section of the Harmonia axyridis chromosome 2, icHarAxyr1.1, whole genome shotgun sequence genome encodes:
- the LOC123673015 gene encoding cathepsin B yields MNQLIFSTIFCCIAYASCKTVNYPSQEKVNIFSDDFINEINNAQSTWKAGKNFHENVQMSYIKKLMGVLPSHKQYLPEKIEFTDEPIDLPTDFDARTNWPDCPTIQEIRDQGSCGSCWAFGAVESMSDRTCIHSKGKVHVHLSADDLVSCCFTCGMGCNGGFPGAAWHYWVRKGIVSGGTFGSNQGCRPYEIAPCEHHVNGTRPPCNGDGKTPKCVKKCEKGYPFVYNKDKHFGKTAYSLSSNSDDIRKEIYTNGPVEGAFTVYEDLLMYKSGVYQHVKGSVLGGHAIRILGWGVEKGTPYWLIANSWNSDWGDNGTFKILRGSNECGIEDSIVAGLPNV; encoded by the exons ATGAACCAACTGATATTTTCTACAATATTTTGTTGCATAGCTTATGCATCATGTAAAACTGTTAATTATCCATCACAAGAAAAGGTCAATATATTTTCTGATgattttataaatgaaattaacaatgcTCAAAGTACTTGGAAAGCTGGAAAAAATTTCCATGAGAATGTACAAATGTCTTATATTAAGAAATTGATGGGGGTGTTGCCAAGTCACAAGCAATATTTACCAGAAAAAATTGAGTTCACTGATGAACCAATCGATCTTCCTACTGATTTTGATGCAAGAACTAATTGGCCTGATTGCCCAACCATACAGGAAATCAGGGATCAAGGCTCATGTGGATCATGTTGG gCATTTGGTGCAGTAGAATCTATGTCTGACAGAACCTGCATTCACTCCAAAGGAAAAGTGCATGTTCACCTTTCTGCTGATGATCTAGTTTCATGCTGTTTCACATGTGGAATGGGATGTAATGGAGGATTTCCTGGAGCAGCTTGGCATTATTGGGTTAGAAAGGGAATAGTATCTGGGGGAACTTTCGGTTCTAACCAG GGTTGTAGACCTTATGAAATAGCACCTTGTGAACACCATGTAAATGGTACCCGACCACCTTGTAATGGTGATGGTAAAACACCTAAATGCGTAAAGAAATGTGAAAAAGGCTATCCATTTGTTTACAACAAAGATAAGCACTTTGGAAAGACAGCATACTCTCTAAGTAGCAACTCAGATGATATTCGTAAAGAAATTTATACAAATGGACCTGTAGAGGGAGCTTTCACAGTATATGAAGATTTGTTGATGTACAAAAGTG GTGTCTATCAACACGTCAAGGGATCAGTTTTGGGTGGCCATGCAATTAGAATTCTCGGATGGGGTGTTGAAAAAGGAACTCCTTACTGGTTGATTGCAAACTCATGGAACTCAGATTGGGGTGATAATGGTACCTTCAAAATTCTCCGAGGCTCCAATGAATGTGGTATTGAAGATAGCATTGTGGCAGGATTACCAAATGTTTAA